One Microbacterium esteraromaticum genomic window carries:
- a CDS encoding PH domain-containing protein has product MALLVICAVLSAVMLVDAAVRADIVTALLLAPWLLLGLWAVYVFGVASRVRAGRDGLFVQNLLRTTLAPWARVEQIRMRWQIEVELDDGSRLTCFGGPATRRPQRLGPGRTKEDANGDADDAVAALRRAKAGAAHVTPVPPIRRGWDIPAIVALLLILAWAVVAVMVTRG; this is encoded by the coding sequence GTGGCGCTGCTGGTGATCTGCGCGGTGCTGTCGGCGGTGATGCTGGTCGATGCCGCCGTGCGCGCCGACATCGTGACCGCGTTGCTTCTGGCGCCGTGGCTGCTGCTCGGTCTGTGGGCCGTGTACGTATTCGGTGTCGCATCCCGCGTGCGTGCCGGACGCGACGGCCTGTTCGTGCAGAATCTGCTGCGCACGACGCTGGCGCCATGGGCCAGGGTGGAGCAGATTCGGATGCGCTGGCAGATCGAAGTCGAGCTCGACGACGGCTCGCGGCTGACCTGCTTCGGAGGCCCGGCGACTCGTCGCCCGCAGCGGCTTGGTCCCGGTCGCACGAAGGAGGACGCCAACGGCGACGCAGACGACGCGGTCGCGGCACTGCGCAGGGCGAAGGCCGGAGCCGCTCACGTGACGCCCGTCCCGCCGATCCGGCGCGGGTGGGACATCCCCGCCATCGTCGCCCTGCTGCTGATCCTGGCCTGGGCCGTGGTCGCCGTGATGGTGACGCGCGGCTGA
- a CDS encoding CPBP family intramembrane glutamic endopeptidase → MNRTRVWWEIAIVLALGLGQSAVYAIVQLAYRLTDSTPLADQTATLNPSRSDREVFDLVYQLLSIGFGIVPALLVCFLLWSSRRPHLGMLGLDGTRPGRDAAWGIGLVAAIGIPGIALYLAGRALGWFVAVDPAGLDAHWWTVPVLLLSAARASVQEEFVVLGYLFTRLRQLGWGAWPIIISTSVLRASYHLYQGPGAFVGNLAMGLLFGWLFARTGRLLPFLVAHFAIDAVAFVGYPWAAAAWPSLFGLPG, encoded by the coding sequence GTGAACCGGACTCGTGTGTGGTGGGAGATCGCGATCGTGCTCGCGCTCGGCCTCGGCCAGTCGGCCGTCTACGCGATCGTGCAGCTCGCCTACCGGCTCACCGACTCCACTCCCCTGGCGGATCAGACGGCGACGCTGAACCCGTCGCGCAGCGACCGGGAGGTCTTCGACCTCGTCTATCAGCTTCTGTCGATCGGCTTCGGCATCGTGCCCGCGCTCCTCGTGTGCTTCCTGCTGTGGAGCTCGCGTCGGCCGCATCTCGGGATGCTGGGGCTGGACGGCACGCGGCCGGGGCGCGATGCCGCCTGGGGCATCGGCCTGGTGGCGGCCATCGGCATCCCCGGCATCGCCCTGTATCTCGCGGGGCGCGCTCTCGGATGGTTCGTCGCGGTCGACCCTGCCGGCCTTGACGCGCACTGGTGGACCGTGCCGGTCCTGCTGCTCTCGGCGGCGAGAGCGTCCGTCCAGGAGGAGTTCGTCGTGCTCGGCTACCTCTTCACCCGCCTCCGGCAGCTGGGCTGGGGCGCGTGGCCGATCATCATCTCGACCAGCGTGCTGCGCGCGAGCTACCACCTCTACCAGGGGCCCGGCGCCTTCGTGGGCAATCTCGCGATGGGCCTGCTCTTCGGCTGGCTGTTCGCACGCACCGGGCGCCTGCTGCCGTTCCTCGTCGCGCACTTCGCCATCGACGCGGTGGCCTTCGTCGGCTACCCCTGGGCGGCCGCCGCCTGGCCCTCGCTCTTCGGTCTGCCGGGCTGA
- a CDS encoding phospholipase, translating into MIDTLHTRASKRVAHVASAHSRMRRPLIAVAVVAALAATTAAGAVFAPAALGAIPSEQALEQAADATDDGKIALVNAESLNNVVAGVDFPMQTAQTQVDLNDLTADVKSLSRAAELSSEEVADLTAEVVLGTVIVQSKTADLQDALTAAKQAEAERIRIEAERIAAEKAAEEKRRAEAALAAANTPEGAKATARAMAAELYGWGEGQFSCLVKLWTKESGWNYKAYNSNGGATGIPQALPGSKMATAGADWRTNATTQIAWGLGYIDRAYGSPCSAWGHSQAVNWY; encoded by the coding sequence ATGATCGATACCCTTCACACCCGTGCGTCCAAGCGCGTCGCGCACGTGGCATCCGCGCACTCGCGGATGCGCCGTCCCCTCATCGCCGTGGCCGTCGTCGCGGCGCTCGCCGCCACCACCGCCGCCGGCGCCGTCTTCGCCCCTGCCGCGCTCGGCGCCATCCCGTCGGAGCAGGCGCTCGAGCAGGCCGCGGATGCGACAGACGACGGAAAGATCGCCCTGGTCAACGCCGAGTCGCTGAACAACGTCGTCGCCGGCGTCGACTTCCCGATGCAGACCGCGCAGACCCAGGTCGACCTGAACGACCTCACCGCCGACGTGAAGAGCCTGAGTCGTGCCGCCGAGCTGTCGTCGGAGGAGGTCGCAGACCTGACCGCGGAGGTCGTGCTCGGCACCGTCATCGTGCAGTCGAAGACCGCCGATCTGCAGGATGCACTCACGGCGGCGAAGCAGGCCGAGGCTGAGCGCATCCGCATCGAGGCCGAGCGGATCGCCGCCGAGAAGGCCGCAGAGGAGAAGCGTCGCGCCGAGGCCGCTCTCGCAGCGGCGAACACCCCGGAGGGCGCCAAGGCCACCGCGCGTGCCATGGCTGCCGAACTCTACGGCTGGGGCGAGGGTCAGTTCTCGTGCCTCGTGAAGCTGTGGACGAAGGAATCGGGCTGGAACTACAAGGCCTACAACTCGAACGGCGGCGCCACGGGCATCCCGCAGGCTCTGCCGGGAAGCAAGATGGCCACGGCCGGCGCTGACTGGCGCACGAACGCGACCACGCAGATCGCGTGGGGCCTCGGCTACATCGATCGCGCGTACGGTTCGCCGTGCTCGGCGTGGGGTCACTCGCAGGCGGTCAACTGGTACTGA
- a CDS encoding zf-TFIIB domain-containing protein: MKCPADGSTLVMSERSGIEIDYCPQCRGVWLDRGELDKIIDRSVAAPQPTAPAAPDRFAPPAYEQPRHDDRGGYDDRRYDGDRRYDDRGQRPHRRKRESWLSELFD, from the coding sequence ATGAAGTGTCCTGCAGACGGTTCCACCCTGGTCATGAGCGAGCGAAGCGGCATCGAGATCGACTACTGCCCGCAGTGCCGGGGTGTCTGGCTGGATCGCGGTGAGCTCGACAAGATCATCGACCGCAGCGTCGCGGCGCCTCAGCCCACTGCACCGGCCGCCCCTGATCGATTCGCACCGCCGGCGTACGAGCAGCCGCGTCACGACGACCGCGGCGGATACGACGATCGCCGGTACGACGGTGATCGCCGGTACGACGATCGCGGTCAGCGTCCGCACCGCCGCAAGCGCGAGAGCTGGCTCAGCGAGCTGTTCGACTGA
- a CDS encoding helix-turn-helix domain-containing protein, whose product MELRERLAASLRREREGAGLSVSELARRAGISKATVSQLESGAGNPSVETLWAIGDALGIPFATLVEDRAPASRLIRLGDHAGVPSAAAPYLATLLSAAAPATRRDIYLIQAEPGAPRRSLPHRSGTTEHVVLISGEAMVGPADAAELLHPGDYLSYAGDAAHIFEARSPGTSAVLVSELR is encoded by the coding sequence ATGGAACTGCGCGAACGCCTCGCCGCATCCCTCCGCCGCGAGCGGGAGGGTGCCGGCCTGTCGGTGTCGGAGCTCGCGCGCCGCGCCGGCATCTCGAAGGCGACCGTCTCGCAGCTCGAGAGCGGGGCGGGCAATCCGAGCGTGGAGACGCTGTGGGCGATCGGCGACGCGCTCGGCATCCCCTTCGCGACGCTCGTCGAGGATCGGGCGCCCGCGTCGCGGCTCATCCGGTTGGGCGATCACGCCGGAGTGCCGTCTGCAGCGGCTCCGTACCTGGCGACGCTGCTGTCGGCAGCTGCGCCGGCGACGAGACGCGACATCTACCTCATCCAGGCCGAACCCGGCGCGCCGAGACGATCGCTGCCTCACCGATCGGGCACGACCGAGCATGTCGTCCTGATCAGCGGGGAGGCGATGGTCGGCCCGGCAGACGCCGCCGAGCTGCTGCATCCGGGCGACTACCTGTCGTACGCGGGAGATGCGGCTCACATCTTCGAGGCGCGCAGCCCGGGCACCAGCGCGGTGCTGGTGTCAGAGCTGCGCTGA